The genomic stretch tacaattcaatGAAATGAATTTATACAAATGAAtaccgaaataaataaaatataaacgtaCAGTTTGTAGATTTTATTTGATCAAAAAATTCGTCTACATTTAACTAACAAAATTTATAACAAGCTGTCCCTCAAATAAATTGCTATGCAAGTtcaagtataataaaaaaacgttattgaATACCGATCCAAGTCTCAAACAATATTGCACGAATATCTACTTACGCtagagacaaaataaaacagaatatgaaacatattttttatgaaataatatcatttgcttttttatataatacctaTCGAAAATCTCTGGAAGCACAATTTGCCATTCAAATACTTTACCCGATCGATATTCTATTTCCAAAAAGTTTCTTTTAGTAATGTGGTTGTAACACAGTGAATTTTCATTTTAGATTCTATTACTATTTGCGATTTGTGTGACTCCGTTAATAATCATTTGAATTTGCAATAGTGGGTACTTCGCAACCATTTACGAGAGCTACAAAAACGTTTATATTTAAGGAGTCAAGATGTTgtgtctatatattattatgggcGGATATAttgctattattatatagaCCACGAAGCTGAGACTTTGGGTTAATGAATTTCTTGAAAACAGGCTACCGcttaaattataaagtaaaacaatggTTGCTTACAAcgttaaaatattaatgttaaataaataaattaacaagctGTAATAATATGCACGGATAAAACTATTTTCATCAAAATATTTCAAGTCGGAACAAAACTTTTCGTTCACATAAtagaatcaataaaaataagaaatataattcGTTACAGAAAAACTTCACGAACcgcaaatacataatttataatgttttttaaaacaatcttttccatattttaatttttaaaactcaatCCGTATTTATGAGTAAATTAAGTTTTATCTAGctatataataagaaaattttatacattaaacAACAGATTAAAAGTTACTTACAAACTAATTTAATTCAGTATACATCTACTCAACTTCGTTAATTGCACATCTATTGCACTTTACAAGAtgcatttttacattttttattcacAAATACGTATTTACAAATTGTAATTGCCAAAACAAATAAACGGTTGGACGTTCAAAACTGTTATTGTTACCGCTGAAAACACAAAACAACGTTATCTTTGAACAGTCCTATAAGTAAATTGAAAcgtaaaataacattaatttcatAGTTACAAAACTCGTATATATCTTCGGACGGGTGTGAACTTCTAATTACGTCACGTAAAATTTCACTACTCGATTTTTCGCACATTTACACTTAATTACACTTAAGTCGTAAATTTGTTTCGTTGCAATTTTAAATGACAGCTTCTTTCTTCggctataaaaatgtaaaacatttaaagTGCTTCACTACTAAGTTCCCGGGGCACTACTTTACGTGTCAGTCATAGTCTTAATAAAAGAAAGAAGTGTCAATCTGCTTTTAGTAGGGTCGCCACACTGTGTTGCTGTCAGGTTGAGGGTTACCGCGCTGTCCTAGATTGTTAACTCTACCGTCTTCTCCTCTTGCCGCCGCCGCCGCACACGAACTACTTCCCCCTAACAACAAATCCTGGTTTCCGTGCTGCCTATGATTGTTTGTCGTCGACGAGATCTGATCCATCATCGTCTGTAATTCGTTATGATGGTTTTGGGTCGAGTGAATCGAATTTGAGTGAAGCGGGTGAAAATTGTGCGTTTGGTTCGCCGCCGTATACAATTGGCTGTACAGCAAACTCGCAGGGAGGACCGGATAGAGGGAATTGTTGCAATTACTGCTCCCGTACGACGAGTTTTGGGATCCCATTAGCGAGGGGAAGTTTGAAGTGTTCGAGTGATTGTGGCCGATGTTCGTCGTGTTTGAGGTGAGCAGGTCGTCTTGAACCGGCGATTCGGGTTGCGAGCTGTTATCGCTCAACGACCTCGGTCCAGTAGAGAGACTGTAGTCGGCGTTGTTGTTGTAGCGAGGCAGTAAAGTGCCGTGATGCGAAGGTGATGACCCGACTAAGCCGGAAAGCTGCTGATCTAAGTCCACTCCGGTCGTGTCAGGTAGAACTGcgcaaaaatattaacattaaagAATTACCATTTGTATTTGTCGCATTAGCTGATTCAGTGTTGTACTTTCTGCCGATTTAACATccgttttcgaaaaaaaaagtcacgTAAAACCTATCTATTAACAAACGTTATTTTAGTACGTTTTAATATGTCTATATTTTGTCGTGGCAACGGCACGCATCGGCAGTAAATTTATCGTACGGATCGGAAGCGTCCGAACTGCTGTAAATTATAATGAGGACCGGTTAATGTACGTCGCGCGGGAGGCCGATACATCGGACATAGCTTCAATATAGCTGATATAGTATACGTACATTTTTGTCAAAGCTATTTAACGCAAGGGATCTCGTGTGTGCGGTTGCGTTATTTAAAAGCTTTCGATTCAGACTAATAGTGCTTTGAATTATCAGTTAGTTTGAAAGCAAAAAGTTTTAGTTGAAGCCTAATTTTTCTGCAATCATTTCTCGTTCTAGGCAAACAGTCTAAACATTTACGATAACTTAAAACGCAGTTTTATCACCGagaagaaaagtttttttttctttcctagaTTAGATTGTTAAGAAATGTTCATTAAATGTACataatcaaaatattataagctACTGAAATTTACACACTAATACTCCTAAAATTTCAGATTACCCATGATGAAAAGTAAAATCCACTTAATTCACTTCAAAACCGTCATGAGCAATAAATTTCGCGGATCAGGGGTAGGAAAGCTTCTTCGTAAACCAACTTTAATAGAATGTTACAGACCGAAAAGAGACTGAATTTGGCTCAGAATAGCAATACACAGGCTCTTTCCGTGTCGGAAGCGGACTAAGCGATAAGATTAAAGGTATCGGGAAATGATCAGCAGCGTTTTCTGGTTATTATACCAGCGTACAGCCTTCGTCGAATCAGCATTTACTGATgatagggcgtattgtaagttcgcatgcgggtaggtaccaccatcatgTCTATTACTAGCGCGAAGCATTCATCCTGCTTAAAATTCACAGCCACTTTTCAATACAGGTGAATGTTTGACTTCATATGTTCGGATCTGGCTATGGATTGCGATAACTAGTTAACGCCAGATTGCTCGTGACATCCTTCAACTATCtacccaataaaaaataaataaacgcggATAAGCAATCGGATGATGAGCCGAGGCGAAATATCCCAGGTAATCAGATCGTGTTAAGCCATGAATCAGAAGAGACCGATATGTGATCCTTACCTGAGTTGCTTTTATTCATTCCCGAGCATTCGTTTTGGGTAAATTTTCGCTTATTTTCCTAATGAAGTCTCTCTCTAATTCCTTTCCTTTGGTGCGCATTCTTCGACAATCACAATGGATTCTAAATTAAAAGTACGTATAGTACTTATTCCGATGGTATTGAGACTACGATCTTATTTTTCGAGATGAGGCgcataaatttttaaaaatcgtttttaaaacttttatttaaatatttggtaAATTGCGACTCCAATACTTTTCGATATCCTTAAACACGACGTGGGTACAATTTGAACGAGGATATGAGTCGTaaatttttggtaaatttaatttcacCTTACTGGTTCAACAGGCTATAGTTTGGTGTCATAAAACTTAATGATTAATCTGTTAACGATTTATAGCTGTTTTGTTCCGCGACATAGCTGCAGCATGCACGGGTTACGTCACGCATTAAAAACTCGTTGTTtcgaaaaaaacataaatattttatggacATAATTAAATCTATTGTTATGTTACGAAAGGTGATTAAGTTGGCAGATGGTACGTCGGTGCGCATTCGATATAAAATGAACTGTTAAATACTAACAGAAAtatgtaaaagaaaatttagCGAGATTAAAGCTAAGCTATAtggcataatttttattttgcgtgAATATAATCGTGTTTTGGGGCAACGCGAAATAGccctttttatttaatactagctgacccggcagacttcgtagtacgtgcctcaatcgataaataaaagacctaaactttcgtattaaataaacttaaaacaaataaaaggaatcggtccgacggggacacatcaaaggaaaaacaaaattgttatttttatttaattccgagcattttcatatttatctaaccttttaaaccttctctgggctgccacaaataattcaagaccaaagttagccaaattcgtccagccgttctcgagttttagcgagactaacgaacagcaattcatttttatatatatagatagattatttaattttattaacgtgcgtatttttttttcgtctctTTTTCGACTCTTTCTGTTATGTGTTTTGACTATTTTCTAtttaacttataaatattttaacccATATTATTCATGGGTCGGATGTCAATCTATCGTTAGATTTTATCTGATCTCAGAAAAACGAATAATTGTCGGTTTGCAAGTTTTTATGGTGACGCTCAAGAACGACTATaaagagcgaagtggaggagaagaattattataattaatattaatattatgtgattaaacatattttacttTTTCATACAACGacaaaaagtatataattaataagtcATATACAAATTCCACCAGGTAATAATGATTGATAACTGATTCTGTGAACAATTTCAGCGGCAAAGACAAGCCTCTGTCTGTCGCTGAGGACTTTTCAAACTTTGTTTAAGAATATGCCATAAGTTTCAGATGGTACAGAATGAAATGGCCTAATGAGCTAATGTTTCTCGCATTTGGCGGGGAGTGCAATACTAATAGGATATAGctaaattatgaataataaatgaaaattaaagctaaattatagatataataattactggtggtaggacctcttgtgagtccgcacaggtaggtaccaccaccctgcccatttctgccatgaagtagtaatgcgtttcgacttgaagggtgtggcaggcgttgtaactatacttgagacattagaacttatatctcaaggtgggtggcgcattaacgttgtagatgtctataggctccagtgaccacttaacatcggtgGGCGAGATTGTCCACCaaactacgcaataaaaaaaaaatttgaatgttaCCTGTATTATTAGCCGTAAAATCTTGGGTTGCGGTTTGATCGGGAACAGTTCCCGCGAAGCCTAAGGCCGGAGGGTTGAATTGAGATGCCGCTGGTGCCGCACATGATGGCAGGTAGGCTGGGTACGCGCTCGCACCACCATAGCCCCAGTGGGTGTTGCTCGAACTCAACCCAAACTGACTCATGtctataagaaataaaacaatattaacaacACCAagattataactttaaaaaaatatgcgctgcttatttatattataatattatattatatctcttttatattatattatttactggcggtaggacctcttgagagtccgcgcgggtaggtatcacctccctgcctatttctgccctgaagcagtaatgcgtttcggcttgaagcgtggggcagccgttgtaattatactgagagacattagaacttatatctcaaggtgggtggcgcatttacgttatagatgtctatgggctccggtgaccactaaacaccaggtgtgctgtgagctcgtccacccatctaagcaatagaaaaaaaaaactacaaaaatacgTGTCAACTTTATACATAGATTGTGTTAAACGGTTGCAAAAGCCTTTACGCAGTATACTTTAAATGCTAGTGACTTTGAGATATTAGGAAGAACTCTTTCTGATTTGGGGAGGTAGTAAGTACTTAGACGTGCGGATGTACACTATGGCACCGTAACAATATTTTCCGTGCATTTTATCAACTAGTTTTTACCTAGCAGAAATGAAcacgacacaaaaaaaaaaacaacaaaaaaaccatCAATCAGCAAACGCCGCAAAAACCTATCGCAAAACCAAATCGGAATCTGTCCGCAGCAAATATTCGATTCGGCGTAGTTGAAAAGTGAATGAGTCACCAAACCGTGCGGCGGTACCCTAAACTACGTTCACTAAAGCGCGGATTCAATTCGGCCCCCGCCCAAAAAGAGGAGACCACCGAAAGCTGACTGCAATCGGACAAGCATCGAGTCGTGCCCGTTGAAATCCACGAATGCAAAACAACTCGTGCCGTTTGAAAAACGCTGTGgaaaaacgaaaacaaaaaaaaacaaaagcgacATTCGCAAATCGACGCAGCGGTGTATCGTATGAAACCGGACTCCGCCGGATCGTTGGCAAAAACGGAGCCGCGATACCGAAAAATAAAAGGCGGTAATACTGAAAAAATTGAATGGACACGGACGCCGCCGGCACGCTCTGTTCCATCGTGTCTTTATACACGGCTTTCATTACAAGTGGGTGATTGCGTTGCCGACACTGTACACGGTTTTGTG from Bombyx mori chromosome 3, ASM3026992v2 encodes the following:
- the LOC101747141 gene encoding runt-related transcription factor 3 isoform X2 gives rise to the protein MCSTQRARVSRMHLTGANSGAVSPDTSSTLLHETYTKMTSDILAERTLGDFLSEHPGELVRTGSPHFVCTVLPPHWRSNKTLPVAFKVVALGDIGDGTLVTVRAGNDENCCAELRNSSAVMKNQVAKFNDLRFVGRSGRGKSFTLTITVSTTPPQVTTYNKAIKVTVDGPREPRSKTRQQQQFHFAFGQRPFPFPPDPLGGFRMPPITTCQNMSQFGLSSSNTHWGYGGASAYPAYLPSCAAPAASQFNPPALGFAGTVPDQTATQDFTANNTVLPDTTGVDLDQQLSGLVGSSPSHHGTLLPRYNNNADYSLSTGPRSLSDNSSQPESPVQDDLLTSNTTNIGHNHSNTSNFPSLMGSQNSSYGSSNCNNSLYPVLPASLLYSQLYTAANQTHNFHPLHSNSIHSTQNHHNELQTMMDQISSTTNNHRQHGNQDLLLGGSSSCAAAAARGEDGRVNNLGQRGNPQPDSNTVWRPY
- the LOC101747141 gene encoding runt-related transcription factor 3 isoform X1, with protein sequence MCSTQRARVSRMHLTGANSGAVSPDTSSTLLHETYTKMTSDILAERTLGDFLSEHPGELVRTGSPHFVCTVLPPHWRSNKTLPVAFKVVALGDIGDGTLVTVRAGNDENCCAELRNSSAVMKNQVAKFNDLRFVGRSGRGKSFTLTITVSTTPPQVTTYNKAIKVTVDGPREPRSKTMLSLLGQQQQFHFAFGQRPFPFPPDPLGGFRMPPITTCQNMSQFGLSSSNTHWGYGGASAYPAYLPSCAAPAASQFNPPALGFAGTVPDQTATQDFTANNTVLPDTTGVDLDQQLSGLVGSSPSHHGTLLPRYNNNADYSLSTGPRSLSDNSSQPESPVQDDLLTSNTTNIGHNHSNTSNFPSLMGSQNSSYGSSNCNNSLYPVLPASLLYSQLYTAANQTHNFHPLHSNSIHSTQNHHNELQTMMDQISSTTNNHRQHGNQDLLLGGSSSCAAAAARGEDGRVNNLGQRGNPQPDSNTVWRPY